In the genome of Chryseobacterium arthrosphaerae, one region contains:
- a CDS encoding SHOCT domain-containing protein yields the protein MEKCVGCSTLLKNATGFFSTGEELANKTYICDPCSEKARTAFRNMNLGNVVYFKSYTSFQIQELLAKDVLFQNFIHHLVKTYDIAFSSTSSVMKLFLALIENEWTEHASNVFYGNIFGILLATNKRLMFIRDKSNITLPEIIDYRDIVSVDFVASEDRIDIGTPDIILSFSGILKQPGLLSGKIKRQVELIKGKPKPQTESSPNSNELSVFDVLERLGGFRQKGIITDEEFAEQKKKLLERL from the coding sequence ATGGAAAAGTGTGTCGGTTGTTCAACGCTGCTGAAGAATGCTACCGGCTTTTTTTCTACGGGAGAAGAACTTGCTAATAAAACTTATATATGCGACCCCTGTAGTGAAAAAGCCCGAACTGCTTTCAGAAATATGAATCTGGGCAATGTTGTTTATTTTAAGAGCTATACTTCTTTTCAGATACAGGAACTTCTGGCAAAAGACGTATTATTTCAGAACTTTATACATCATCTTGTCAAAACATATGACATTGCTTTTTCCAGCACTTCGTCAGTGATGAAATTATTCTTGGCACTTATTGAGAATGAATGGACAGAGCATGCCTCTAATGTTTTTTATGGCAATATATTCGGTATTTTGCTTGCTACCAACAAAAGGCTGATGTTTATAAGAGACAAATCGAATATAACGCTTCCTGAAATCATTGATTACCGGGATATTGTTTCCGTAGATTTTGTTGCATCTGAAGACCGGATAGACATTGGCACCCCAGATATTATACTGAGTTTTTCAGGTATATTGAAACAACCGGGACTATTATCCGGAAAAATAAAGAGGCAGGTAGAATTGATAAAAGGGAAACCGAAGCCTCAAACCGAGTCTTCCCCAAATTCCAATGAACTATCAGTTTTTGATGTCCTGGAAAGGCTTGGAGGTTTCAGACAAAAAGGAATCATCACTGATGAAGAATTTGCTGAACAAAAGAAAAAATTACTTGAACGCTTGTAA
- the hisS gene encoding histidine--tRNA ligase: MKPSLAKGTRDFTAQEVSRRKYIINILQNNFELFGFQPLETPSFENLSTLTGKYGEEGDRLIFKILNSGDYTSKVNQEDWDHKSHQKLTSQISDKALRYDLTVPFARFVAMNHGKLTFPFKRFQIQPVWRADRPQKGRYREFYQCDADVVGSESLLQEVDLVQLYLKSFADLKVPVTIHMNNRKILSGLAEYAGITDKLIDFTVALDKLDKIGKEGVVKELLEREISQESIDKLDFLFSQSDDALENLLQLKEKFAGNETGLKGVEELEFVLTQSLNLGVDIQNLVFNITLARGLDYYTGAIFEVKADEVAMGSIGGGGRYDNLTEVFGVKNIPGIGISFGLDRIYLVMEELNLFPEEASSKIEYLFANFGGEETTEALKLIMQLRAKGISAELYPENAKINKQFTYAEKKGIKNLVFLGEEEIKNNTVTFKNLEAGEQKTVSLEDFLG, encoded by the coding sequence ATGAAGCCAAGTTTAGCAAAAGGAACGAGAGATTTTACAGCACAGGAAGTTTCCAGAAGAAAATACATTATCAATATTCTTCAGAATAATTTTGAATTATTCGGATTTCAGCCATTGGAAACACCAAGCTTTGAAAATCTTTCCACGTTGACAGGAAAATACGGAGAAGAAGGTGACCGCTTGATTTTTAAAATATTAAACTCAGGAGATTATACTTCAAAAGTAAATCAGGAAGATTGGGACCATAAAAGTCATCAGAAGCTTACTTCACAGATTTCAGATAAAGCCCTTCGTTATGACCTTACTGTACCTTTTGCAAGATTTGTAGCTATGAATCATGGAAAACTGACGTTTCCGTTCAAACGCTTCCAGATTCAGCCGGTATGGAGAGCAGACCGCCCTCAGAAGGGGAGATACAGAGAATTTTATCAGTGTGATGCAGATGTTGTGGGAAGTGAAAGCTTATTGCAGGAAGTGGACCTCGTTCAGCTGTATTTAAAATCATTTGCCGATCTGAAAGTGCCTGTTACCATCCATATGAACAACAGAAAGATCCTTTCCGGATTAGCTGAATATGCAGGCATCACAGATAAACTTATTGATTTCACTGTTGCTTTGGATAAACTGGATAAGATTGGAAAAGAAGGCGTTGTAAAAGAATTGCTGGAAAGAGAAATCTCTCAGGAATCTATTGATAAACTGGACTTCCTGTTCAGCCAGTCGGACGATGCTTTGGAAAACCTTCTGCAGTTAAAAGAAAAATTTGCAGGAAATGAGACCGGACTGAAAGGAGTAGAAGAGCTGGAATTTGTTCTTACACAATCCTTGAATCTTGGTGTTGATATTCAGAATCTTGTGTTCAATATTACTTTAGCAAGAGGCCTGGATTATTATACAGGAGCTATTTTTGAAGTAAAAGCAGATGAAGTAGCCATGGGATCTATCGGCGGCGGCGGAAGATATGATAACCTTACAGAAGTATTCGGAGTAAAAAATATTCCGGGAATTGGGATTTCATTCGGATTAGACAGAATTTATCTGGTGATGGAAGAATTAAATCTTTTCCCTGAAGAAGCATCTTCTAAAATAGAATATCTTTTTGCCAATTTCGGAGGTGAAGAAACTACAGAAGCTTTAAAGCTGATCATGCAGCTGCGGGCAAAAGGAATTTCAGCAGAATTATATCCTGAGAATGCCAAAATCAATAAACAGTTTACCTACGCAGAAAAGAAAGGGATCAAAAACCTTGTTTTCTTAGGCGAAGAAGAAATTAAAAATAATACAGTTACCTTTAAAAACCTTGAAGCCGGAGAACAGAAGACGGTTTCTTTGGAAGATTTTTTAGGATAA
- a CDS encoding HRDC domain-containing protein produces the protein MMKVKVFKIRLPEEFLYRDQKMLDDFLEANDIMKVETAFVSEERYWSVILYFDELKQVKNTVKEPKMVKYSAENDSLSSDEEEILNALKLWRSEKAREQNLPTYFIASNKELMSVAKYKPAKKEELLEIKGFGKHKIENYGEEILEILESV, from the coding sequence ATGATGAAAGTGAAAGTTTTTAAAATAAGACTTCCTGAAGAATTTCTCTACAGAGACCAGAAAATGTTAGATGATTTCCTGGAAGCCAATGATATCATGAAAGTAGAAACAGCTTTCGTGAGTGAAGAACGCTATTGGTCTGTTATATTGTATTTTGATGAGTTAAAACAGGTTAAAAATACAGTGAAAGAGCCAAAGATGGTCAAATACTCTGCAGAAAACGACTCGCTGAGCTCTGACGAAGAAGAAATTCTGAACGCTTTGAAACTCTGGAGATCAGAGAAAGCAAGAGAACAAAATCTTCCGACCTACTTTATCGCAAGTAATAAAGAGCTGATGTCTGTTGCGAAGTATAAGCCTGCCAAAAAAGAAGAGCTGCTTGAAATCAAAGGATTTGGAAAACATAAAATTGAAAATTATGGTGAAGAGATCCTGGAAATTCTTGAAAGTGTATGA
- a CDS encoding single-stranded DNA-binding protein produces the protein MSLRNKVTLIGYTGKEVEMVNFENGNVKASVSLATSDHYTNAKGEKVEETQWHNLIAFGRTAEIFERYVSKGKEIAIEGKLTYRSYDDKDGTKRYITEIRVDEILLLGGK, from the coding sequence ATGTCACTAAGAAACAAAGTAACATTAATTGGTTACACAGGAAAAGAAGTTGAAATGGTAAACTTCGAGAACGGAAATGTAAAAGCAAGTGTGTCGTTAGCTACCAGCGATCATTACACCAATGCCAAAGGCGAAAAAGTAGAAGAAACACAATGGCACAATCTGATTGCATTCGGACGAACAGCCGAAATTTTTGAAAGGTATGTTTCCAAAGGAAAGGAAATTGCCATTGAAGGAAAGCTTACGTACAGATCGTACGACGACAAAGACGGTACCAAAAGGTATATCACAGAAATTCGTGTAGATGAAATCCTGTTATTAGGAGGCAAATAA
- a CDS encoding arginase family protein, giving the protein MKRDINIFEFPLNLGLTKKEHEIEPGVKKLPDWLRKFGFHKRIDPENIFRIDAPEYAMDFDEESKVRNADQIIEYAKKQSEIILTHYHKNSFNIFLGGDCSILIGNALALKKLGNFGLFYLDGHTDFIPPELSETGGAAGMDLAIISGTGHDKLTNIEGLKPYFREENIFCCGNAETDDEEYVSQIISSKVHYFDIERLRKNGFSKTAEDFLKMTDEKKLNGFMIHLDVDVLKDELMPAVDSRMEDGISYTDLQDMLEPLIKNPGCFGIEITILDPDYDENGRYTQPFIENLIQIIKSKED; this is encoded by the coding sequence ATGAAAAGGGACATCAATATTTTTGAGTTTCCTCTCAATTTGGGACTTACAAAGAAAGAGCATGAGATAGAGCCCGGCGTTAAAAAGCTTCCGGACTGGCTCAGAAAGTTCGGTTTTCATAAAAGAATTGATCCTGAAAACATATTCAGAATTGATGCTCCTGAATATGCAATGGATTTTGATGAAGAATCAAAAGTCAGAAATGCTGATCAGATCATTGAATATGCTAAAAAACAGTCTGAGATTATTCTGACCCATTATCATAAAAATTCCTTCAATATCTTTCTTGGCGGTGACTGCAGTATTCTGATAGGCAATGCACTTGCTTTAAAAAAGCTGGGCAATTTCGGACTTTTTTACCTTGACGGGCATACTGATTTTATTCCGCCTGAACTCTCAGAAACCGGAGGTGCAGCAGGAATGGATCTTGCAATTATTTCAGGAACGGGGCATGATAAATTAACGAATATTGAGGGTCTGAAGCCCTACTTCAGGGAAGAGAACATCTTTTGCTGTGGAAATGCTGAAACAGATGACGAAGAATATGTCAGTCAGATCATCAGTTCAAAGGTGCATTATTTCGATATTGAAAGATTAAGGAAAAACGGATTCAGCAAAACAGCAGAAGATTTTCTGAAAATGACAGATGAAAAGAAACTGAACGGCTTTATGATCCATCTTGATGTGGATGTCCTGAAAGATGAACTGATGCCTGCCGTTGACAGCAGAATGGAAGATGGAATCAGTTATACAGACCTCCAGGACATGCTGGAGCCACTGATTAAAAATCCCGGATGTTTTGGCATAGAAATAACCATTCTGGATCCTGATTATGATGAAAACGGGAGATATACCCAACCTTTCATAGAAAACCTAATTCAAATTATAAAAAGTAAAGAAGATTAA
- a CDS encoding HPP family protein — MKKTIKRTFRVSKYVIYKETLVDYKEHFWSFLGAFFGIGIIAFIQSHSLTETENIFLIGSFGASSVLIYGAIQSPLAQPRNLVGGHVLSALVGVTVYKIVPDIIWLSAPLAVAFSIVLMQYTKTLHPPGGATALIAVSSTGKIPELGYWYVISPVLSGCIILLLVALFFNNITPNRSYPSHSRFKRLLKKRHTHHTK, encoded by the coding sequence ATGAAGAAGACAATAAAAAGAACATTCAGAGTCTCAAAATATGTGATCTATAAGGAAACGCTGGTTGATTACAAAGAGCATTTCTGGTCTTTTTTAGGAGCATTTTTCGGGATCGGAATCATAGCATTCATCCAGTCCCATTCTCTGACAGAGACTGAAAATATATTTCTGATCGGTTCTTTCGGTGCCTCGAGTGTATTGATCTACGGAGCGATCCAGAGTCCTCTGGCACAACCCAGAAATCTGGTGGGAGGCCATGTTCTTTCAGCTTTGGTAGGGGTTACCGTTTATAAGATTGTCCCTGATATTATCTGGCTCTCGGCACCATTGGCTGTTGCCTTTTCCATTGTGCTGATGCAGTATACAAAAACCCTGCATCCTCCGGGAGGTGCTACAGCATTGATTGCAGTAAGTTCGACGGGAAAAATTCCGGAATTAGGGTATTGGTACGTTATCTCTCCGGTTCTTTCGGGGTGTATTATCCTGCTGCTTGTAGCATTGTTTTTCAACAATATTACGCCTAACAGAAGTTATCCTTCCCACAGCAGGTTTAAAAGACTGTTAAAGAAAAGACATACCCATCACACCAAATAA
- a CDS encoding two-component system response regulator BaeR: protein MNCLECGEKIIGRSDKKFCNDACRNAYNNKQNKDSTNLMRNINNKLRKNYRILVETNIEGKTKASRSKLESLGFDFDYFTSLKVYKNGSEYRFIYDYGYKLLEDDFVLIVKNQS from the coding sequence ATGAACTGTCTGGAATGTGGCGAAAAAATCATCGGAAGGTCTGATAAAAAGTTTTGCAATGATGCCTGCCGGAACGCCTACAACAATAAACAGAATAAGGATTCTACGAACCTGATGCGGAATATCAACAACAAACTTCGCAAAAACTACAGAATCCTTGTAGAAACCAACATTGAAGGCAAAACTAAAGCAAGCCGTTCTAAACTGGAAAGCTTAGGTTTTGATTTCGATTATTTTACCAGTCTTAAAGTTTATAAAAATGGTTCTGAATACAGGTTTATTTATGATTATGGCTATAAACTCCTTGAAGATGACTTTGTGCTGATTGTAAAAAATCAGTCATAA
- a CDS encoding TIGR01777 family oxidoreductase — MKEIVLITGANGMIARKLAGKIENEYELRFLTRKKKYANEYEWDIKKGTIEESALENVSHIIHLAGANISEKRWTAKRKKELISSRTDSAALLQNALSRKEIKLKSFISASGINFYGTETTEKIYSENDLPGHDFLSEVVVLWERAADHFKEHNLAERVVKIRTAVVLSEKDGALKKMIPPIQYYIGSPLGNGKQYMPWIHIEDICSIYEFALKNVNIHGAYNAVSPQHVTNADFTKKVAEVLNKPLLMPNVPAFILKILFGELANAILEGSRASSQKIQDAGFHFKFPDLKNALKDLLKDQ; from the coding sequence ATGAAAGAAATTGTTCTGATTACCGGTGCCAATGGCATGATCGCCAGGAAGCTGGCCGGGAAAATTGAAAATGAATATGAACTGAGGTTTCTGACCCGGAAAAAGAAATATGCCAATGAATATGAATGGGATATAAAAAAAGGAACCATTGAGGAATCTGCTTTGGAAAATGTTTCTCACATTATTCATCTTGCCGGTGCCAATATTTCTGAAAAACGATGGACAGCAAAACGAAAGAAAGAATTGATTTCCAGCAGAACAGATTCTGCAGCATTATTACAAAATGCACTGAGCAGGAAAGAGATCAAACTTAAATCTTTTATTTCGGCTTCAGGAATTAATTTTTATGGAACGGAAACTACGGAAAAAATATATTCTGAAAATGATCTCCCCGGCCATGATTTTCTGAGTGAAGTGGTGGTGCTCTGGGAAAGGGCTGCTGATCATTTCAAGGAACACAACCTTGCAGAAAGAGTGGTTAAGATAAGAACTGCGGTTGTTCTTTCTGAAAAAGACGGAGCATTAAAGAAAATGATCCCTCCTATTCAATATTATATAGGATCTCCATTAGGAAACGGTAAACAGTACATGCCATGGATTCATATTGAAGATATCTGCTCTATATATGAATTTGCTTTAAAGAATGTCAATATTCATGGTGCTTACAATGCTGTTTCACCTCAGCATGTCACCAATGCTGACTTTACAAAGAAAGTAGCAGAGGTTCTGAATAAACCTTTATTGATGCCCAATGTTCCTGCCTTTATTCTAAAAATACTGTTTGGCGAGCTTGCCAATGCTATATTGGAAGGTTCACGGGCCTCTTCACAGAAAATTCAGGATGCGGGATTTCATTTTAAATTCCCGGATCTGAAAAATGCTTTAAAAGATCTGTTAAAGGATCAATAA
- the nudK gene encoding GDP-mannose pyrophosphatase NudK — MQNPDIDIIKIEILSDNWYTLNKVTFTVHKKDGTTETQSREAYDRGNGAVILLYNTVSRTIILTRQFRLPTYINGNETGMLIEACAGLLDQDNPEDCIRRETEEETGYKISKVEKIFEAYMSPGSVTEILHFFIAEYSNDMKITDGGGLEEEGENIEVLELSFNDALSMIDTGEIKDAKTIMLLQHLRIKGIL; from the coding sequence ATGCAGAATCCCGACATTGATATTATAAAAATAGAGATCTTATCAGACAACTGGTATACCTTAAACAAAGTTACTTTTACGGTTCACAAAAAAGACGGAACCACAGAGACCCAAAGCAGAGAAGCCTATGACCGGGGTAACGGAGCGGTGATATTGCTTTACAATACCGTTTCCAGGACGATTATTCTGACCAGACAATTCAGACTTCCTACCTACATCAACGGAAATGAAACCGGGATGCTGATTGAAGCCTGTGCGGGACTTTTGGATCAGGATAACCCTGAAGACTGTATCAGAAGAGAAACTGAAGAAGAAACCGGCTACAAGATCTCTAAGGTAGAAAAGATATTTGAAGCGTATATGTCTCCCGGTTCTGTAACGGAAATCCTTCATTTTTTCATCGCAGAATATTCCAATGATATGAAAATTACGGATGGCGGCGGCCTTGAAGAGGAAGGAGAAAATATTGAGGTACTGGAATTATCTTTCAATGATGCACTTTCAATGATTGACACCGGAGAAATTAAAGATGCGAAGACAATTATGCTGTTACAGCATTTAAGGATCAAAGGAATATTATAG
- a CDS encoding DUF2306 domain-containing protein, whose amino-acid sequence MAGKIVKVIALFSVVIFSILMLKTISQYTSFEKNIGFLAFKQQVVNNPYWMAFFYVHIFSITLCLLAGLTQFSNQFLTENKNLHRIIGKVYVYNILMINVPACFVLGLFSNGGLIGITGFLIQDILWAYFTVVAVLSVKRGNVDRHKNYMILSYAVTTTAITFRLIKNLFYDEKYHDYELFYGTNVWLALVINLLIAYLILRKNSAPIAQKRDS is encoded by the coding sequence GTGGCTGGAAAAATCGTTAAAGTAATTGCTCTGTTTTCAGTTGTTATTTTCAGTATACTGATGCTGAAAACGATTTCCCAGTATACTTCTTTTGAAAAAAATATCGGGTTTCTGGCCTTCAAGCAACAGGTCGTCAACAATCCGTACTGGATGGCTTTTTTCTACGTCCATATTTTTTCGATAACGCTTTGCCTTCTGGCCGGCTTAACACAGTTTTCGAATCAGTTTCTGACAGAGAATAAAAATCTTCACAGAATCATTGGTAAAGTTTATGTTTATAATATTCTCATGATCAATGTTCCCGCCTGTTTTGTTCTTGGATTATTTTCCAATGGAGGGCTTATAGGCATTACGGGATTTCTGATACAGGATATTCTCTGGGCCTATTTTACTGTGGTTGCGGTACTTTCAGTCAAACGTGGAAATGTTGACAGGCATAAGAATTATATGATCTTAAGCTATGCCGTAACCACTACTGCCATTACCTTCAGGCTCATTAAAAATCTGTTTTATGATGAAAAGTATCACGATTATGAACTTTTCTATGGAACCAATGTCTGGCTGGCCCTTGTCATCAACCTATTGATTGCTTATCTTATCCTTAGAAAAAACTCCGCTCCTATCGCTCAAAAGAGAGATTCATAA
- a CDS encoding SEL1-like repeat protein yields the protein MAHRIYVYNVDSKTGEQYSHYLGEWNYEIPELLLPLFSCDPRSKGKLLYFDKINGVERLKSFYQLLGEHYQLLYKKAYYEPVNKMFEILDALPYDTFVIDAWDVFNMNEEKHSDQAKDWVLEIKEKSRLYDQAMSKQNLGWLEKEIFARSGYESFLDMLQTDWVEYGLGYWNDELYKNPAETFEENSLWGLKDKKGNIVTPAVYDEIFAFNEEGIAVAQKNGQFGYLRNDGKVLVACAYDEAFDSLFIENRSYGIIEKDSKSGLIDIDTGKTVIPCEYDELELLWYNGLFNAKKEGKYMVIDIAGKQVISNESEGPFEHDYSGLLYQKKAGTSRRAYYTFDGVFLGEYPEDVLYPVSDGYYSANPNKFQKKHSIIQPDGNLLDTEIDKLVRLDDWSSFAYKKDKRWFILDTKHKVYRLSDHVIENITVSNFNYLIKDVMIITDHTGTGLYNVLEDQWLLPLSENHRKIEICSHEAFRITTRDGMFYYDQKTGTSSEVYDYICEGIEYQEELLCLFKKEEMFILDINRVLRPVPDAKMGALYKQRYSLRGKDLEYFTGFYNQWKERIGSGYEAYFDNDTLNSRAAEYQKEGNIKDAVRLYSIGADRGDADMMMELGYIYTDSDIPEFYDLEKGLFMYEKSAQKNQPYAWNNLGYHYQEGIGYPQDIKKALKCFRKAAELGNGLALQNLGNLYFYGEHLLQDYDIALEYYKQAEKKLYPNSQNMSEIYYRKNDYANLQRYLKRDHEDSYSHIYYGILYDEGLGVKQSSKKAIKHYEKALEYYTYSYALERLLYYYKEDPDFADPAKYNYWKTFGEENGMDVQD from the coding sequence ATGGCACACCGTATTTACGTATATAATGTGGATTCAAAAACAGGAGAACAATATTCCCACTATCTGGGTGAATGGAATTATGAGATCCCGGAATTGTTGCTTCCGCTATTTTCCTGTGATCCGAGATCGAAAGGAAAACTACTGTACTTTGACAAGATCAATGGGGTAGAGAGGCTGAAATCATTCTATCAGTTGCTGGGTGAGCACTATCAGCTGCTTTACAAAAAGGCATATTACGAGCCTGTCAACAAAATGTTTGAGATACTGGATGCTCTTCCTTATGACACTTTTGTGATAGATGCCTGGGATGTCTTCAATATGAATGAAGAGAAACACAGTGATCAGGCTAAAGACTGGGTGCTTGAGATCAAGGAAAAAAGCAGGCTGTATGATCAAGCGATGTCTAAACAGAATCTGGGCTGGCTGGAAAAAGAAATATTTGCCAGAAGTGGCTATGAATCCTTCCTGGATATGCTGCAGACAGACTGGGTAGAATATGGTCTCGGCTATTGGAATGATGAGCTGTATAAAAACCCTGCAGAAACTTTTGAAGAAAACAGCCTTTGGGGATTAAAAGATAAAAAAGGAAATATTGTAACACCGGCCGTCTATGACGAAATATTTGCTTTTAATGAAGAAGGAATTGCCGTCGCTCAGAAAAACGGACAGTTCGGGTATCTGCGTAATGATGGAAAAGTACTTGTAGCGTGCGCCTATGATGAAGCGTTTGATTCTCTTTTTATAGAAAACAGGAGCTATGGAATCATAGAAAAAGACAGCAAAAGCGGGCTAATTGATATTGACACCGGAAAAACTGTTATTCCCTGTGAATATGATGAGCTGGAGCTGTTGTGGTACAACGGGCTTTTCAATGCTAAAAAAGAAGGTAAATATATGGTCATTGATATAGCCGGTAAACAGGTTATTAGCAATGAATCGGAAGGGCCGTTTGAACATGATTATTCCGGTCTTCTTTATCAGAAGAAGGCGGGGACTTCCAGGAGGGCTTATTATACATTTGACGGTGTTTTCTTGGGAGAATATCCTGAAGATGTACTGTATCCTGTTTCAGACGGATACTATTCAGCCAACCCCAATAAATTCCAGAAAAAACATAGCATCATACAGCCGGATGGAAATCTTCTGGATACCGAAATCGATAAGCTTGTGAGACTGGACGACTGGTCATCTTTTGCTTACAAAAAAGATAAGAGATGGTTTATCCTGGATACAAAACATAAAGTATACAGATTAAGTGACCATGTCATTGAGAATATAACGGTTAGTAATTTCAATTATCTGATAAAGGATGTAATGATCATTACGGATCATACCGGAACAGGTTTGTATAATGTTCTTGAAGATCAATGGCTTCTGCCTTTATCCGAAAACCACCGTAAAATTGAAATCTGCAGTCACGAAGCATTTCGTATAACAACCCGTGACGGCATGTTTTATTATGATCAGAAAACGGGAACTTCCAGTGAAGTATATGATTATATCTGTGAAGGTATAGAATACCAGGAAGAATTACTTTGTCTTTTCAAAAAAGAGGAAATGTTTATTCTGGATATCAACAGGGTGTTGCGTCCTGTACCTGATGCCAAAATGGGAGCTTTGTATAAACAGCGCTATAGCCTCCGTGGAAAAGATCTGGAATATTTCACGGGTTTTTATAATCAATGGAAAGAAAGGATAGGCTCCGGATATGAGGCTTATTTTGATAATGATACCCTAAACTCACGGGCAGCTGAATATCAGAAAGAAGGAAACATCAAAGATGCGGTAAGGCTTTATAGTATAGGGGCAGATCGTGGGGATGCAGATATGATGATGGAACTGGGATATATCTATACAGACAGTGATATTCCGGAGTTTTATGATCTTGAAAAAGGTCTTTTTATGTATGAAAAGTCGGCGCAGAAAAACCAGCCCTATGCATGGAATAATCTGGGGTACCATTATCAGGAGGGGATAGGATATCCTCAGGATATCAAAAAAGCATTAAAATGTTTCCGGAAAGCTGCAGAGCTTGGAAACGGATTGGCTTTACAGAACCTTGGAAACCTGTATTTCTATGGCGAACATCTGTTGCAAGACTATGATATTGCCCTGGAATATTATAAGCAGGCAGAAAAAAAACTGTATCCCAACTCACAGAATATGTCTGAAATCTACTACCGGAAAAACGATTATGCCAATCTGCAGCGGTATTTAAAAAGAGACCATGAAGATTCTTATTCCCATATTTATTATGGAATTTTATATGATGAAGGACTAGGCGTGAAACAAAGTTCCAAAAAAGCAATAAAACATTACGAAAAAGCCCTGGAATATTACACGTATTCCTACGCATTGGAAAGATTGCTGTATTATTATAAAGAAGATCCTGACTTTGCGGATCCTGCAAAATATAACTACTGGAAGACGTTTGGTGAGGAAAACGGTATGGATGTACAGGATTAA